The genomic window GGCAGCAGTGAAGCGCCCGCAAATGCATCACCTGCTACCGGTTCGGTGCTGATTACGATCGACTTTGACTTGGTGACGATGCGGGTCGAAGCCGATTTCAGCGGTTTGCTGGGTAATACGACTGCGGCGCATATTCACTGTTGTACCGATCCGGGAACCAATGTCGGTGTTGCAACTCAGCTTCCATCCTTCATCGGCTTTCCTCTGGGTGTCACTGCCGGCACGTACGATCATACCTTCGATATGGCGCTCGCTTCCAGTTATAACCCAACCTTTGTCATAAATCACGGCGGCTTGGTGAGCACGGCTTTTAACGATTTAGTGCTTGGTCTTGATGCCGGAAAAGCATATTTTAACCTTCACACGAATCTGTTCCCGGGCGGCGAGATCCGCGGCTTGCTGAGCCCTGTGCCGGAGCCGGGCAGCTATGCCATGTTGCTGGCGGGCTTATTGATTTTGGCGGTCTGCACCCGCCACATTCGCCGCGCTGCCGTCTGATCGGCACATTTTGCAAATTCAGCCGTCAGCCGGTAACTACGGAGCGGCGGCTGAGTTTCTTCTATCCGCCAAAATCGGTGAGCCGCCGCATTTATTCCTCCTAAAGTAAGTTTTTTCATCAAATGTACTTTTCAGTACATTGATTTTCATGAGAAAATCATTTTTCAAGAACAACCTCAGAAGCTGCTGGAATGGCGATGATGCATGGATGCGCATGATATAGACGGCAAACGGCAACGGTTTGCTTTAAGAAACGATCCCGAAACAGAACATGTGAAGCGCTTGAAAAAGCTCTATGAGTTGAGCATGACGCTATCGGGCGATCCGGTTGACATTTTTAAGCATGTCGCCCGGATAATTGCGGAATTGTTTAAGGTTCGCGTGGTATGTTTGTCCGAAATAAGAGGCGATCAGCTTTACTTTATTTCCGTGTATATCGATGGGGATGTTTTTCAAGATGCGGGGCAATGTCCGTTGGCGATTACACCGTGCGCAACGGTTGAGCTGAGCAAGGATATCCGCGTCTACGATCGCGTCAGCGAGCTTTTTCCCGATGCATCGTTTTTGCAAGAGCACAATGCCCAGACTTATTGCGGCTTTCCCGTGCTGGATAATCATCAGAATGTCGTCGCCATTACCTGCCTGCTGGACGATAAGCCGCATGAATTCACCGATGAAGATCAGGCGTTGTTGCGCATTTTCGGTCAGCGGATTTCAATGGAACTTGAGCGCCAGCGGCATATCAACGAACGCCTCAAATCGGAAGAAAATTTGCGCCAGATTCAGGCGATGCTGCTGCAAACCGAGCAATTGGCCGGAATGGGAAGCTGGGAATGGAATGTCCCGGAAGGTGTCATTCGCTGGTCACCGGAGATGTATCGCATGAATCAGATTGACTCAACGGAATATCCTACATTAACTCCGGAGATCGCGACATCGAAAGTCGATCCGCTCGATTTGGAGCAAGTGCAGGCGAACATCACGCAGGCATTGGTGCACGGTGTTTGGGAGCCGATCGAGTATCGCGTGCGATTGCAAAACGATCAGATACGCTCGCTGAGAGCGGAAGGACTGGCTGTCCAATTCCAGCAAAATCTCCCGATCAAACTGATCGGT from Chloracidobacterium sp. includes these protein-coding regions:
- a CDS encoding CHRD domain-containing protein — its product is MNINKLLLGFFVFISATLPVAAHQAKYAAPLLGSSEAPANASPATGSVLITIDFDLVTMRVEADFSGLLGNTTAAHIHCCTDPGTNVGVATQLPSFIGFPLGVTAGTYDHTFDMALASSYNPTFVINHGGLVSTAFNDLVLGLDAGKAYFNLHTNLFPGGEIRGLLSPVPEPGSYAMLLAGLLILAVCTRHIRRAAV
- a CDS encoding GAF domain-containing protein, coding for MDAHDIDGKRQRFALRNDPETEHVKRLKKLYELSMTLSGDPVDIFKHVARIIAELFKVRVVCLSEIRGDQLYFISVYIDGDVFQDAGQCPLAITPCATVELSKDIRVYDRVSELFPDASFLQEHNAQTYCGFPVLDNHQNVVAITCLLDDKPHEFTDEDQALLRIFGQRISMELERQRHINERLKSEENLRQIQAMLLQTEQLAGMGSWEWNVPEGVIRWSPEMYRMNQIDSTEYPTLTPEIATSKVDPLDLEQVQANITQALVHGVWEPIEYRVRLQNDQIRSLRAEGLAVQFQQNLPIKLIG